The Cohaesibacter intestini genome segment ATAGGCTTCCACCTGCTCTGATTCATGCGACTCCAACAGGCCTTTGGCATACCAAGGCAGGAGCTTTTCAATTTCCGGATCATAAGTCATGTCTTTGTCCTCAACACTGGTATCCATAGGTCACGCCTTGTCCCTCATGGCCAGCCCCGGTCAAGACCGGCTTTGCGCATGAGTTCGGACAGTTTCTTTCGAGCATGAAACACCCGTGTCTTCACCGTATTGTCCGGAACCCCCAGAATCACGGCAATCTCCTTGATCGCCTTTTCCTGATAATAAACGAGATCAATCACTTCCCGATGCTCATCGCTGAGCTTGTTGATGCAGACCCGCAAGGCTGCGGCCTTATCCTGCTTCAGGGTCGTGACCTCCGGCGTGTCGCTGTCATCTTCCAGTCCGGATGCATAATCGTCATCCAGCTCGGCGTCCGAGCGCTTGCGCAGGAGCGAGATGGCCTTGTTGCGTCCGATGGAAATGATCCAGGACGAAACCTGACTGCGTCCTTCAAACCTGTCGGCAGCTCGCCAGACATCGATGAAGGTCTCGTTCACAAGTTCCTCTGCCACCGCCTCGCTTTTCACGAAACGCAGCAAATAACGATAAAGCCGAAGATGATGCCTCTGATACAGAAGCGCTATGGCTTTGCGATCATTGCGCGCAACCCCAGCCAGAAGCTCCAGGTCACGGGCATTTTCCGATCCAGACATGCGATCCTCGATTTCACTGTCATACCTGTGTCGTCTCACAGCGCAGTTTGGTTCAAAGAAATGAAAAATTCTTTGTCTCCCTGCACCTCCCCTATTAATGGCACAGCTTTGGCGAAAACCCAACGGCTGCATGTTTGCAGCGTTGCGTCCATGTGACGGCGAGCTGCAAAGAGCATCCCGGCCGATCATCAATAGTGGATGAACATCTGACACCGCCCATTTATGGCTG includes the following:
- a CDS encoding sigma-70 family RNA polymerase sigma factor, which codes for MSGSENARDLELLAGVARNDRKAIALLYQRHHLRLYRYLLRFVKSEAVAEELVNETFIDVWRAADRFEGRSQVSSWIISIGRNKAISLLRKRSDAELDDDYASGLEDDSDTPEVTTLKQDKAAALRVCINKLSDEHREVIDLVYYQEKAIKEIAVILGVPDNTVKTRVFHARKKLSELMRKAGLDRGWP